The region GAAGAGAAATTTAAATTAATTAAAAAACTATTAGATCATGGGCAAGATCCTTATTATTATGGTTATTTGAGGGTTATATTAAAGATAGTAGGAGATGAAAAAGATTTAGATAAGCTTTTGGAAAGTGAGAAAAGATGATGGATTTTTTTAACACTAGCAAAAAGAAACTTGATATAAAAAATGATAATACAGAATTAAAAAATTTTGATGAAGAAAATAATAAATTTACTAACTCACAAAATGCTATTGATGTCTTTACTTATCCTTTCTCAAAAATACCAATTGTTGGAGAGATTTTTAAAGGAAATGCAGATGCCGCCAAAAATTATATAGATAAAGATGCCAATCTTAAAGAAAAAATAAACAAAGAAGCTGAACGTGGTGGCATAGAAGAAGAAGTTAATAGATTTTATAATATTAAAGAACCAGAAAAGAAATACTTTAAAAAACTTAGAGAAGAAGAAAACGAAAAAAGATTGAAAGAGCAACAAATGGACAAAAACATAACATCACCAACATCATCACTAACTAAGCCAGTCATGCTGGCATCTGGTAACTCAGTGGCAACAGACGGCTTTGTAGACTACGGCGTATCTAACGATGCCTTCTCGACTCTTCAGATAGCAAACGATAAATTTATAGTCACAAGGGCTGATATAAATGAGAGTTTAGAAGATATATTTAGCATAGAGTGCTTTGCCTATATAAATTTAGTCAAAAATCCGCTTTATGAAAATTTAGAGAGCATTTATAATGATAACGCTCAAACTGGCATATATAGGTACCTTGATAAAGGCATGAAGCTAAGCATAAAAAGACCGTCTTCTACAAACAAGAGTATCATCCCAAGCAATAATGGCAGCGACTATATCTACTTTAGCGGCATAGTAAGCGATGTCGAGTATCTAGGCGTTGATGACGATAGCAGCACAAATATAGATAAAAAATACTTCTTCAAATTTAAACTCACATCTTCGCTATATAGACTAAGTATCAATAGAGCAAATAGAATTTACACAGACCAAAGCGTGCTTGAAGTGGTAAAAGAAATTTTGTCTTTTAACAAGCAAAGGCTAACTAAAGAGCTAGACTTCTCAAATATCAAAAATAGCTACAATAAAAAAGAATTTATAGCGCAGTACAACGAAAGCGACCTGGCCTTTATAACAAGACTTTGCCATGATAGCGGTATATATTTTTACGAAGATAATGAGAAAATTTACTTTCACGATACCTTTATCTTAGCTTATAGTAACCAAGCTGAAGTCCTAACACAAAGCGAACCTAGTAAAGGAAAAGAGGCTAGAAAAGTAAGCTTTAATGTAAATTTAAATAATAATCTTGCAAGCGAACACATAAATAAAATCACAAAGAGCGAAACTCTAAAAGCAAACAGCTTTACCCACTCATTTCAAAACACAGCCTATCCAAACGTGCTAGAGAGTAAAAATGAGAAGATATTTGACGAGCAGGTAAATATCTATGATAAGCATATAAATTTAGATGAGTATTCATTTAGTGATACGAGGTTGCTTGAAGTCAGCACATATCTTAAAAAGTTAAGAAGTGATATGCTATTGAAAGAATTTATCGCTAGCTCAAATGTCTTTGCTCTAAATTTAAATGACAATATCTCAGTCGCCATAGATCAAAGCAGCGGCGAATATGAGTTTAAAATAATAGCTATAAAACACACTTATATAGACGAAAGTGTTTTAGAAAATACCCTAAATTTAGGCGACAATGTCCCCTTAAAAGATAAGAAATTTATAAGCTCATATACAAATGAGCTAAGCATCATCCCAAGCAGTGTGAAATTTGTACCAAGCTACAAGCAAAAGCCAAAAGCGCCTGACATCACTCTAGGTCTTGTTGTAGGACAAGATGGGCTAAATAGCCAAACAAACACCATCCATACGGATAGCTACGGCAGGGTAAAGGTAAGACTAAATGCCTTTAGCACACAAGAGCAGATAGATAAAGACGACACCATAAACGCAAGCTATCATAAAAGTGCCTATCTAAGAGTGATCACGCCGATAGCTAGCAACAGCTCCGGCTTCTTTGCGATACCTAGGGTCGGCGATGAGGTAATCATCTCATTTTTGCAAAACGACATAGACAACCCAGTGGTAAGTGGTAGCCTCTATAATGCCTCAAATATGCCACTAGTAAATGTAGATAACAACTACCATCAAACATCGCTTAGCTCAAAAACGATCGGTGCAAACGAGACTGGCATAAACGAGATCACTTTGTCAAACTTAAAAAACAAAGAGCAAATTTATGTAAAAGCAGAGAAAGACTACGACGAGCTAGTAAATAACGACTTTTCTCAAACGATCCTAAACGACAAAAGCTCTCAAGTGCATGGTAGCTACACCGAAAGGGTCAAAAAAGCGCACATCCAAACGATAGATCTTGCTAAAAACGTAAATGTCGGAGGCGAATATCTAACGACGGTTGGACTTTCAAAGGATACAGTAGTAGGTGTCTCAAACACACTAAATGTAGCTGTTGATGATACAACTAGAGTTGGCCAAGATAGGCATGAGTTTGTCGGCAATGATAAATTTGTCGAGATAAAATCAAACCTCAACACAACCATACACAACGACGAAACTAAAGAGATAAAAGGCACCAAAGAGCAAAACATAGATGGTAGTTACAAGCTAAATTCACAAAAAGGTATAAATGAGTTTAGTAACGAGCACATCGTGCTTCAGGCAAACAACTACATCGACATAAATGCTAAGTCAAATTTCACAACAAAAACAGCTGCGCAGCACACCGAGATGGCAGACTCTAAGTATAGCGAGATCGAGACGACATACGAGGTCAATGCTAAAAATGAGATCATCCATCAAGTTGGCAGCACCAAAGTAACCATAAATGGCGCAAGTGTCGTGATAGAAGTTGGTGGCATAAAAGCGATATTTGATAGCATGGGACTAAGAGTCATCGGCGGAGATATCAAGGCACTGTAAAAATAACTGGAGAATAATATGAAGAATGTATTTTTTATACTATTTTTAATCGTAAATTTATACTCGGATAATGAAAATTCTAAATCAAAAGAGTGGGTAGGAAATTACTCGTTTGAAGATCAGATTATGCTAGATGAAAAAAATTATCGTGGGCATATTCAGGATTTGAATATATCGATGTGTAAAAACAATATTTGTAATGTTAGGTTTGAAAGCTACCGTACATATGGTGTTAAAGGAGATGAAGATAGCGAAGGTGCAAATATTTGTCTGATAGAAGTTGAGGATAAAGCGATGAATTTGCAAATTCTTTCTTCTAAAGAAGCGGTTTTAAAATTAGCAACAAATGATAAAAGCAAAAAATGCAGTGCAAATATCATAAAGACCGATAAAGGCTTTAAATTTACTAATCCAGAAATAAATGCAAATGAGTGCGCAAATATACTTATAGATTATGGTTGTGGAGAAGGAACTGATCCGTATTGGGACGGAGAATTTATAAAGGATGAAAAGAAATGATTTTTAGAGATTTAAGCGACGATGAGTACGGTAAGCGACTGAGTGCATTTATGTGCAATATTGAAGTACATCCAGATTCTGAGCTAGTTAAGTCTGGTCGTTATTTAAAGCCATATGCAGATAACTCCAAAAATGCTGACAGTGGAAGTATTGCTATCGGGCATGGACTAGATTTAAAAAAAAATGCTACAAGCGAAATCACAAAGTTGTACCAAGGTGTTTTTGGAAATGGATGGCAACTAACAAAAGAAGAACTTTCGATTTTGAGAAACTATAAAAATGGCACTATAACCACATCAATGGCTTTGAGGAAATTTAATTCTTTATCCAATTTAAGTCTTAATCTAAAGACAAGAGATAATGCATATAAACTATACTCTTTAACTCTTAGTACTTATGAAAATAAAGTCAATAGTGACATTCCAAAATCCTACGAAAGACTAGCACTAGTCTCAAGAGCGTACAATCACTATGGCTCAGATCTTATGAAAGCTGTATCGCAAAGAGATAGATTTTTAATATGGTTTCATTTGCGTTATACCATAAATACTCAAGGAGGCAAAGAGTTAAATGGCCTAACCAAAAGAAGGTTATGGGAATCGGATATTTTTGACCTTAAATATAAAGACGATTTTGAGGCGATAATAAATATTTTTAATCACATGAATATATCAAAATACAATGATCAAACAATAGCTAAATATATACGAGCATATGAAGGAAGAAATTTTACCGAAAAAAATATCACAGATTTTAAAGCGGATGCCGAAAGTAGGAAGCTTAAAAACTACTTTTCATTTAAATATAATAAAATCAATGCTACTCTTGCTCCATTTGTGGATAAGCTCCACTCTCTTCTAAAAGAAGTTATCAATACTACATTTGATAATAAAAATATATATGTTGTATACTTAAAAAGTGATGGTACTAACAATATATCAGCTATAAATAAAGCACTACAAGAACGCGAGAAAAACTCAGAATTTAAAGAAGGTAAAAAAGAAGAAATTTTACTAATATATCCTCATCAATCTGCTCAGCCAACAGCACCATATCAACCAAAAAATACAAGGCTAACTATTATTTTAGCAAGTGGAAACTATTTAGATTGTTCTAATCTCAATCCATCAGGCAATAGCAGCGAAAGTAGACTAATACTAACCAACTATAAATTTAACTCATACAAAACAAATTACAACGCTAGTAATATAAAATTTATAAACCCTTTTACAAGTAAAGAAACTATACTTTATAAAGATGAAGTTGGAAATTTTATATCACAAGACAAAAAATATTCCTACAATAGCGCAAATAAAATAGTATTAAATTTCTTTGATAATCTAAATTTTAACCTACTAAATTTTGCCAAAGAAAATGGCTCTTTAAGAAGTGATAAGGCTTCGTCAATGTTTGATATAAAGCTTAAATTAGCAAGCAACAACAGCAGTGTCCCTACTACCAATAATGGAAATTTTAATCTAGTAGTGACAAATTTAATAATCACTGATGAAAATCAAAATAGCACTGACATAAAAGAGATATATTTGCACAACGGAGAAGATAAGAGGGTATACAAATCATATTATCTTAAGAAAAATGAAACTACCAACGATGATGAGTTAGAGAAAAACTCATATACGGCCAAATTTAATATCAATTTGATCTCAGACAAAAATCAAGGAGCATTTAAAAAGACTACAAAATTTATACTTGCCGCTCGTGATCTAAGCAAGGACTACTCTACTAGTGAAATCCACAGCATGAGCGATAACGGTGTCGTATCGCTTGAAGCCAATCAGAAACAAAGCGGACAAGCTACATACGAGCTAAAAACATCACTCATTGATATAGCAAATAATATATTCAATGTGACAATAGACATCCCAAACAAAAAAGATAGAACAACAATAACCACAAAAGATACAATAAACCTAAAGGCAAAATATAAGCCAAACAAGGGAGACGATAACTATAAAGAAATAAACTGGTCTTATAAGATAATCAAAAAAGATGAATACAATGGTGAAGTAAGAGCAAATATAGTAATAAACGACATAAAACTAGAAGGCGAGAAATTTAAAGGCAAAGAGATAAACTTCACCCCGCAAACGGATATAAA is a window of Campylobacter concisus DNA encoding:
- a CDS encoding N-acetylmuramidase domain-containing protein gives rise to the protein MIFRDLSDDEYGKRLSAFMCNIEVHPDSELVKSGRYLKPYADNSKNADSGSIAIGHGLDLKKNATSEITKLYQGVFGNGWQLTKEELSILRNYKNGTITTSMALRKFNSLSNLSLNLKTRDNAYKLYSLTLSTYENKVNSDIPKSYERLALVSRAYNHYGSDLMKAVSQRDRFLIWFHLRYTINTQGGKELNGLTKRRLWESDIFDLKYKDDFEAIINIFNHMNISKYNDQTIAKYIRAYEGRNFTEKNITDFKADAESRKLKNYFSFKYNKINATLAPFVDKLHSLLKEVINTTFDNKNIYVVYLKSDGTNNISAINKALQEREKNSEFKEGKKEEILLIYPHQSAQPTAPYQPKNTRLTIILASGNYLDCSNLNPSGNSSESRLILTNYKFNSYKTNYNASNIKFINPFTSKETILYKDEVGNFISQDKKYSYNSANKIVLNFFDNLNFNLLNFAKENGSLRSDKASSMFDIKLKLASNNSSVPTTNNGNFNLVVTNLIITDENQNSTDIKEIYLHNGEDKRVYKSYYLKKNETTNDDELEKNSYTAKFNINLISDKNQGAFKKTTKFILAARDLSKDYSTSEIHSMSDNGVVSLEANQKQSGQATYELKTSLIDIANNIFNVTIDIPNKKDRTTITTKDTINLKAKYKPNKGDDNYKEINWSYKIIKKDEYNGEVRANIVINDIKLEGEKFKGKEINFTPQTDIKDQELLEKLKEDDSTIVFFACLKAPRYTTRYGKTHGKIDFKVPIKLKYENSKLYIYEFGHTDKNLGFDASLSDKFSCEINETKKSTNSGGKYYISSSINSQNIGIFKDYKLKDPAYQVISINGKSSRVSFEIYVADSKTKSIISGNKGGINLINNENKSKFISKFNEIKQKVKLEDGESVSIEIIEDDVCFCLSQGLVKKSCGGNGCNINDNDYATTAKELGIEKEVLMAIASQESKHASFKAVKQATILFERHKMYRLLIKKGNTKASVDALSKKYPSIVNEDSGGHNDMTSYDKLKTAKSIDYDCAIQSCSWGKFQVMGFHYANLYSSPRELEKAMNMCELQQFKYFVLYLKKTNGMVNALKSKNWEEIATLYNGPKWKEKNPEYANNIKRYYNQFKASK
- a CDS encoding type VI secretion system Vgr family protein is translated as MMDFFNTSKKKLDIKNDNTELKNFDEENNKFTNSQNAIDVFTYPFSKIPIVGEIFKGNADAAKNYIDKDANLKEKINKEAERGGIEEEVNRFYNIKEPEKKYFKKLREEENEKRLKEQQMDKNITSPTSSLTKPVMLASGNSVATDGFVDYGVSNDAFSTLQIANDKFIVTRADINESLEDIFSIECFAYINLVKNPLYENLESIYNDNAQTGIYRYLDKGMKLSIKRPSSTNKSIIPSNNGSDYIYFSGIVSDVEYLGVDDDSSTNIDKKYFFKFKLTSSLYRLSINRANRIYTDQSVLEVVKEILSFNKQRLTKELDFSNIKNSYNKKEFIAQYNESDLAFITRLCHDSGIYFYEDNEKIYFHDTFILAYSNQAEVLTQSEPSKGKEARKVSFNVNLNNNLASEHINKITKSETLKANSFTHSFQNTAYPNVLESKNEKIFDEQVNIYDKHINLDEYSFSDTRLLEVSTYLKKLRSDMLLKEFIASSNVFALNLNDNISVAIDQSSGEYEFKIIAIKHTYIDESVLENTLNLGDNVPLKDKKFISSYTNELSIIPSSVKFVPSYKQKPKAPDITLGLVVGQDGLNSQTNTIHTDSYGRVKVRLNAFSTQEQIDKDDTINASYHKSAYLRVITPIASNSSGFFAIPRVGDEVIISFLQNDIDNPVVSGSLYNASNMPLVNVDNNYHQTSLSSKTIGANETGINEITLSNLKNKEQIYVKAEKDYDELVNNDFSQTILNDKSSQVHGSYTERVKKAHIQTIDLAKNVNVGGEYLTTVGLSKDTVVGVSNTLNVAVDDTTRVGQDRHEFVGNDKFVEIKSNLNTTIHNDETKEIKGTKEQNIDGSYKLNSQKGINEFSNEHIVLQANNYIDINAKSNFTTKTAAQHTEMADSKYSEIETTYEVNAKNEIIHQVGSTKVTINGASVVIEVGGIKAIFDSMGLRVIGGDIKAL